The Astyanax mexicanus isolate ESR-SI-001 chromosome 7, AstMex3_surface, whole genome shotgun sequence genome has a window encoding:
- the LOC103035882 gene encoding von Willebrand factor A domain-containing protein 7, which yields MWSAVCVITLGVLLSRAQAFLPVGTKGNTHVTITKNAVMKKINEVCKAEAVSAGRTFNPTGSSVEEILRACLGTSTGTVSAAKFHEALNQIYLQNSLVDRDFMSSDPHHFNSETFIQGRTLITQGMATVKNNIRKENFQAAREALGRVLHTLQDFYSHSNWVELGNKKTYPNLLRRDLTIDNVAAPNMATCRDCASGTCPNQLTSTILRRKKLTSGYINLTSSNKPKGKCSHGGATDLSSKQMPRGGISKDELLSHNAELHKAAVALATQASVELLDNIVAAVGNQEYLRFMGITRFVILCFVIDTTGSMADDIAEAKRVAHNIIDSKKGTPDEPSEYILVPFNDPDFGPVIRTTDPNKMKAEISKLGANGGGDAPEMCMSGLQLALTAAPTSSEIYVFTDAPAKDTHLEKTVFALIASTKSTVNFFKTSGTRSRRSTGSSDFELYSNLALASGGQAIRVSKAELPKATDIIIDTSTSALVTILQRARKTGSVESFSFLLDSSLSKVTAYITGDSLKFTLKSPSGVSQSNSVASGSLAKIQTVGNLWRLQFNSATETGLWTINMDSKAAYTIKVTGQSSITFIYNFVEEFKGPHPGFAVIEGRPQTGLPTKLLLTATSQKGAESLTVKEIALVEVSGSQVVDGKIQEMGGGDFLVSVDKIPAGEFVVMMKGEEKASSSKFQRQSTTQMSLSKITVKATVDSTLVPGESFKLPFTVKTSGKSGTYTISARNDKGFPLVYSTSVSLVTGVSAAGTVVVKPPANTESGTDITLTIAAEAPGGFDSNYAILRLTVLAKVTDFTPPVCEITGVNSACPSDCTKSNWDVAFNITDGNGTGIENIFIQEGKGSLTQKTVVEGGITVVKGNFTSSCCSPNVTISIVDKEGNVGKCTHSIEEEEEEEEGEENKEGGLAFRLFLSLQAWIKP from the exons ATGTGGTCAGCAGTGTGTGTTATCACTCTGGGAGTGCTGCTCTCCAGAGCTCAGGCATTTTTGCCAGTTGGAACTAAAGGTAACACACATGTGACTATCACCAAAAATGCAGTGATGAAGAAGATCAATGAAGTGTGTAAAGCTGAGGCTGTGTCAGCAGGCAGAACGTTCAACCCAACG ggttcctcagtggagGAGATACTGCGGGCATGTCTCGGTACATCCACCGGTACAGTCTCTGCAGCTAAGTTTCATGAAGCCCTGAATCAGATCTACCTACAGAACAGCCTGGTGGACCGAGACTTCATGAGCAGTGATCCTCATCACTTCAACAGTGAGACTTTCATTCAGGGACGCACTCTGATCACGCAGGGCATGGCCACCGTAAAAAACAACATTCGCAAAGAAAACTTCCAGGCTGCCAGAGAAGCACTGGGCAGAGTCCTGCACACTCTTCAG GATTTTTACAGCCACAGTAACTGGGTTGAGCtgggaaacaaaaaaacatacccCAACCTTCTCAGACGTGACCTCACCATCGACAATGTCGCAG ctCCGAACATGGCAACCTGCCGTGATTGTGCCAGTGGAACTTGTCCAAACCAGCTGACGTCCACTATTTTACGCAGGAAGAAACTCACATCTGGATACATCAACCTGACCTCTTCAAACAAACCCAAAG gtaaatgcaGTCACGGTGGGGCTACTGACCTGAGCAGTAAGCAGATGCCTCGGGGTGGGATCAGTAAAGATGAACTGCTGAGCCATAATGCAGAACTGCACAAGGCAGCTGTTGCTCTGGCCACTCAGGCCTCCGTTGAGCTGCTGGACAACATTGTAGCGGCGGTGGGAAATCAGGAATATCTGAG gttTATGGGTATCACTCGTTTTGTTATTCTGTGCTTTGTGATTGACACAACAGGCAGCATGGCTGACGACATCGCTGAGGCTAAACGAGTTGCACACAACATCATTGACAGTAAGAAAGGGACCCCTGATGAACCTTCAGAATACATCCTGGTCCCGTTCAATGATCCAG ATTTTGGACCAGTTATAAGGACCACTGACCCAAATAAGATGAAGGCAGAGATCTCAAAGCTTGGTGCGAACGGGGGCGGGGATGCACCAGAGATGTGCATGTCTGGACTGCAG ctgGCTCTGACTGCAGCTCCCACTTCTTCTGAGATCTATGTTTTTACCGACGCTCCAGCTAAAGATACACACTTAGAAAAAACTGTCTTTGCCCTCATTGCCAGCACCAAGTCTACA GTGAACTTTTTTAAGACGTCCGGAACGAGATCACGGAGATCAACTGGCAGTTCAGATTTCGAGCTGTATTCTAACTTGGCTTTGGCCTCTGGAGGTCAAGCTATTAGGGTGTCCAAGGCTGAACTGCCAAAGGCCACTGATATCATCATTGATACCTCCACATCAGCTCTG GTGACGATTCTGCAGCGGGCCAGGAAAACAGGCAGTGTGGAGAGTTTCTCCTTCCTGCTGGATTCATCACTTTCCAAAGTCACCGCCTACATCACCGGAGATTCACTCAAATTCACCCTGAAAAGCCCCTCAg GTGTGTCTCAGTCTAATAGTGTTGCTTCTGGATCTCTTGCCAAGATTCAGACTGTAGGAAACCTGTGGCGCCTTCAGTTCAACTCTGCCACAGAGACTGGCCTGTGGACCATCAACATGGATTCCAAAGCGGCCTACACTATCAAAGTCACTG gtcaaAGTTcgattacattcatttacaactTTGTGGAGGAATTTAAAGGACCTCACCCAGGGTTTGCTGTGATCGAGGGTCGCCCTCAGACAG GCCTTCCCACTAAGCTGCTGCTAACAGCAACATCACAGAAAGGTGCAGAGTCTCTGACGGTGAAGGAAATCGCTCTAGTGGAGGTTTCAGGTTCTCAGGTGGTGGATGGAAAGATACAGGAGATGGGAGGTGGGGACTTCTTGGTTTCTGTGGATAAGATTCCAGCAGGAGAATTCGTGGTCATGATGAAAGGAGAGGAGAAGGCTTCCTCCAGCAAATTCCAAAGACAGAGCACCACTCAGATGTCTCTGTCTAAAATCACTGTCAAG gcTACAGTAGACAGCACTCTGGTACCAGGAGAATCCTTCAAACTGCCTTTTACTGTAAAAACCAGTGGAAAAAGCGGGACCTACACTATCAGTGCCAGAAATGACAAAGGCTTTCCTCTTGTCTATAGCACATC GGTGAGCCTGGTGACTGGGGTCAGTGCTGCAGGTACAGTGGTTGTGAAACCACCTGCAAACACTGAGTCAGGAACTGATATCACTCTGACCATCGCCGCTGAAGCTCCAGGGGGATTCGATTCAAACTACGCCATACTCCGCCTAACTGTCCTCGCCAAG GTGACAGATTTCACTCCTCCGGTGTGTGAGATTACGGGTGTAAATTCCGCCTGTCCTTCTGACTGCACCAAGTCTAACTGGGACGTGGCTTTCAACATCACTGATGGAAACGGCACGGGGATTGAGAACATCTTCATCCAGGAAGGCAAAGGAAGCCTCACCCAGAAAACAGTGGTGGAAGGGGGGATAACTGTAGTGAAGGGCAACTtcacctcctcctgctgctcaccTAATGTAACTATATCCATCGTGGATAAGGAAGGAAATGTGGGTAAATGCACTCACTCtattgaggaggaggaggaggaggaggagggggaggagaaTAAAGAGGGAGGTCTTGCTTTCAGATTGTTTCTGTCACTGCAGGCCTGGATTAAGCCCTGA